A single genomic interval of Actinomadura rubteroloni harbors:
- a CDS encoding Na+/H+ antiporter, translated as MDQLALLFVVLLGAVLAEPLSRRFGVAPAVTMTVFGCVLAVIPAVPNIRIEPRLILPLVLPPLLYAAARRTSFREFAASWQAITARAVALVLVTAAAVAAAFHALHVAVPVAAAVALGALVAPPDPIAATALASRLGLPRRLVSVLEGEGLFNDVTAIVVYGVAVEAVVTGHFSAWRAVGAFLLSALVAVAGGTVLGWAASRLMERLDEAVWKVAFSLLVPFAAYGLAEAFDASGVLAVLVSALYLTEQAAATDDSSYRLVGDSVWDVIELLVSGFAFGLIGLELATVLATTGTSWTGMLGSAAAVVAVVVLLRLAWLLVTWWAFTRGDREHTVDEPYTWQETIVTWWAGMRGVASVALALALPLTTEHGAAFPYRSEIMVTAFGVVLFTLLVQGPTLPLVVRWTGVTADTAVERRLERELVTRVLRAELARLKEIAGARDDVPDEVYERLRGAVVQRLAQADPEAADEEVLAGARRTMRKAGMMREIQQDVLAAGRREALAARRETGMPPDLVDRLMRRLDMRTARP; from the coding sequence GTGGACCAGCTCGCCCTGCTGTTCGTCGTGCTGCTCGGCGCCGTGCTCGCCGAGCCGCTGAGCCGCCGGTTCGGCGTGGCCCCGGCGGTGACGATGACGGTGTTCGGCTGCGTGCTCGCGGTGATCCCGGCCGTCCCGAACATCCGGATCGAGCCGAGGCTGATCCTGCCGCTCGTCCTGCCCCCGCTGCTGTACGCGGCGGCGCGCCGCACGTCGTTCCGCGAGTTCGCGGCGAGCTGGCAGGCGATCACCGCGCGGGCGGTCGCGCTGGTGCTGGTCACGGCGGCGGCCGTGGCGGCGGCGTTCCACGCGCTGCACGTGGCGGTGCCGGTCGCGGCGGCGGTCGCGCTCGGCGCGCTGGTCGCCCCGCCGGACCCGATCGCGGCGACGGCGCTGGCGTCCCGGCTGGGCCTGCCGCGCCGCCTGGTGTCGGTGCTGGAGGGCGAGGGGCTGTTCAACGACGTCACCGCGATCGTCGTCTACGGCGTCGCGGTCGAGGCGGTAGTGACGGGCCACTTCTCGGCGTGGCGCGCGGTGGGCGCGTTCCTGCTGTCGGCGCTGGTCGCGGTCGCGGGGGGAACGGTCCTCGGCTGGGCGGCGAGCCGGCTGATGGAACGGCTGGACGAGGCCGTGTGGAAGGTCGCGTTCAGCCTGCTCGTCCCGTTCGCGGCGTACGGGCTGGCGGAGGCGTTCGACGCGTCGGGCGTCCTCGCGGTGCTGGTGTCCGCGCTGTACCTGACCGAGCAGGCCGCCGCGACCGACGACAGCTCCTACCGGCTCGTCGGCGACTCGGTCTGGGACGTCATCGAACTGCTCGTCAGCGGCTTCGCGTTCGGCCTCATCGGGCTGGAGCTGGCGACCGTCCTCGCGACGACCGGGACGTCCTGGACGGGCATGCTCGGCAGCGCCGCCGCCGTCGTCGCCGTGGTCGTGCTGCTGCGCCTGGCGTGGCTGCTCGTCACCTGGTGGGCGTTCACGCGCGGCGACCGCGAGCACACCGTGGACGAGCCGTACACCTGGCAGGAGACGATCGTCACGTGGTGGGCGGGGATGCGCGGCGTCGCGTCCGTCGCGCTGGCCCTGGCGCTGCCGCTCACCACCGAGCACGGCGCCGCGTTCCCGTACCGCTCGGAGATCATGGTGACGGCGTTCGGGGTCGTGCTGTTCACGCTGCTCGTCCAGGGGCCGACGCTCCCGCTCGTCGTGCGCTGGACGGGCGTCACCGCCGACACCGCCGTCGAACGGCGCCTGGAGCGCGAGCTGGTCACCCGGGTGCTGCGCGCCGAGCTGGCCCGGCTGAAGGAGATCGCCGGCGCCCGCGACGACGTCCCCGACGAGGTCTACGAGCGGCTGCGCGGCGCGGTCGTCCAGCGCCTCGCGCAGGCCGACCCCGAGGCGGCCGACGAGGAGGTCCTCGCCGGCGCCCGCCGGACGATGCGCAAGGCCGGGATGATGCGCGAGATCCAGCAGGACGTCCTGGCCGCAGGCCGCCGCGAGGCCCTCGCCGCGCGCCGCGAGACCGGGATGCCGCCCGATCTGGTGGACCGGCTGATGCGCCGCCTCGACATGCGCACCGCGCGGCCCTGA
- a CDS encoding glycosyltransferase family 2 protein, producing MTAATTIVIATRDRRDPLLRTLGELTALPGRPPVIVVDNGSRDGSPDAVRDAFPGVRVVGLPRNHGACARNVGVRLAATPYVAFSDDDSWWEPDALGAAARLLDAHPRLAVLIGRIHLGSGDVDVVSRKMRTAPIGRAPDLPGPSVLGFPACAAVVRRTAFLAAGGFDDLLFFGGEESLLALDLAAGGWGLAYADEVVARHSPASGRDETLPERWALHRRNDLLVTWMRLSGRRALSRTFGLAAQAVADPAARSALGGLLRRLPAALARRRPVPPAVAGGVRALRELE from the coding sequence ATGACGGCCGCGACGACGATCGTGATCGCGACCCGGGACCGCCGCGACCCGCTGCTCCGCACGCTCGGCGAACTGACCGCGCTGCCCGGACGTCCGCCGGTGATCGTGGTGGACAACGGCTCGCGCGACGGGTCGCCGGACGCCGTGCGGGACGCGTTCCCCGGCGTCCGCGTCGTCGGGCTGCCCCGCAACCACGGCGCGTGCGCCCGCAACGTCGGCGTCCGGCTCGCGGCGACGCCGTACGTGGCGTTCAGCGACGACGACTCGTGGTGGGAGCCGGACGCGCTCGGCGCGGCGGCCCGGCTGCTGGACGCCCATCCCCGGCTGGCCGTGCTCATCGGGCGGATCCATCTCGGGTCGGGGGACGTCGACGTCGTGTCGCGGAAGATGCGCACCGCGCCGATCGGGCGTGCGCCGGACCTGCCCGGACCGTCCGTCCTCGGCTTTCCGGCGTGCGCGGCGGTCGTGCGGCGCACGGCGTTCCTCGCGGCGGGCGGCTTCGACGACCTGCTGTTCTTCGGCGGCGAGGAGAGCCTGCTCGCGCTGGACCTGGCGGCGGGCGGCTGGGGCCTCGCGTACGCGGACGAGGTCGTCGCGCGGCACTCCCCCGCGTCCGGACGGGACGAGACCCTGCCCGAACGCTGGGCGCTGCACCGCCGCAACGACCTGCTCGTGACGTGGATGCGGCTGTCCGGACGGCGCGCGCTGTCGCGGACGTTCGGGCTCGCCGCGCAGGCCGTCGCCGACCCGGCGGCGCGCAGCGCGCTCGGCGGGCTGCTGCGCCGGCTGCCCGCCGCGCTCGCACGGCGGCGCCCGGTGCCGCCGGCCGTGGCCGGGGGCGTCCGGGCGCTGCGCGAGCTGGAGTGA